Genomic DNA from Leishmania donovani BPK282A1 complete genome, chromosome 32:
GCTCTACGATGACACTGCGGAGGCACCCGCGGCTGTCTTGTCCTCCTTCAGAATGCCGATCACCTGCGTCATGAAGTCGTCCTTTGCGGGATTCTTCTTgtacgcggccgccgtggaaATGGCGCTTTCGAAGAGCTGCACCACGTTGGAGCCGTCAGCAGCGGAGACGTAGTACAGCGGAAAGTTGTGTTTCTCCGCAAAAGCAAAACTCTTCGTTGTAACAGACGGATCGGTGTCGATCTTGTTGCACGCTACAAGGCACGGAATGTGCTCCCGGTAGACGCGCATCTCGGAGAGCCACTTTTCTAAGTTTTTGTAGGTCGCCTTGCGTGTGCTGTCAAACACGAGGAtacacgcgtgtgcgtcgtgATAGTAGCTCGGGTGAACCGTGGCAAAGCGCTCCTGCCCGGCGGTGTCCCAAATGTCCACGtcgacctcctcgccgtcttctGTCACGAAGTCGTAGCGGTACAGGGTGAGGGCGTAGGTGGACATCTGCACTGGGATGTACCGCTGCATCAGGAAGCGCTCTACCAGCTTTGACTTGCCCACCGCGCTATCGCCGAGCAAGATGAGCTTGATGGGCTTGCGAGCCTCATCAGGGCGGTTGTCGAAGACGGTCTTCGGCTTCAATACCTTCATTTGTGCCGTcatggtgtgtgcgtgtgcagttTGCATATCTccccctctgtgtgtgtgtgtgtgcgtgtgtgtgtgtgtgcgtgtgtgtgtgcatgtgcctgTGTTTCGCTTTACAAGCAACAGCACACAAAAGCACGCGCGAGGATGAAAATGCGGTGCGTCACCGctcctcgccaccaccgcctctttctttctgtgAGTCTACGggacgtgtgcgcgcagggTAGGGCCACTTCTGTGTTGAGTGGGTGTATGCGTGGGCGTTGAGCTCCTCCAGTAGAAGCAGACCAAAACCTTCATGACGTGAGACGCCACAGTGCAGACAGGCAAAAAGACGGCATCACGGGAGGTGAGCACGGCGCGATCCAGAGAAGCGTTagcggagagaagggaagcagAATGGTGCGTTGTGCGACAACTCTCTTCAGACGGCAGACGCATGAGGCGTATATAAAAATAcaagatatatatatatatatatatggcGCCGTGGTATGGGCAGAGCGTACGACGACATGAAAACGTCTCGGGACATCGGCTGCCCCCCTGACCTCTACAACTCGTACAACGGTCAAGCGCTGCGCTGTCCCTCCTCCTGTCGGCATACCAAACGTAAAGTAAGACGAGGCGGCGAAAGCATCGGTTGCCTTACCGTCTTTAACCCTTCGTAGGAGGTCACTATCGGTCCCTGACATCACACGCCATCGAATCCTCATGCTCGCCTTGTCCAGTGTTTCGCTCCAGTCGGtgatggaggagaaggaggaaaGGAATGGGGTgtgaaagagagacacacacacgccgcgaacaacgacaaaaaaaaagaaaacgatgTGGCGCAGGGCAGCCGCCACATAATACGagccgcacgcacagagagagcaagGAACTCGATAAGCACCGTTCATGTGGTGTATGCCCATGGGTCACACGCCGGACCAATCAACCACCATGGCAGCATCACTGGCAAAACGTTGAGGCAAGAGTGgtcgaaaagaaaagggggtgCAGAAATGGAGACGGCGCACGCAAACCTTCCAGCACAACATCGGCTGACGATGTGCTGCTCGACAAGGGGAGTGGAAGCTCAGTCACTACAGTCGGCAAAACACATCCCGGCGCCGTCACTCGCACTCCTTGCCGTCCTCCTCGATTACAGCCCTTTCATCTCAAACTtcatcggcggcgccatcTTGGGCATCGGCGCATTCCGTTCATTTACCTGCTTGCGCAGTGTGTcgacgctgcgcttcttctccctgTCCTCCATCCCCTCATCCTCGAtgcgcttctctcgcccTAGCAGGTCCTTctccaccactgccgcctccgtcgtAATCATCATGCCCGCCACGGAGCATGCGTTGACGACGGCGGACTTCACTACTTTCATGGGATCGATAATGCCAGCCTCGAACATATTCACATACTCGCCGGTCTGCGCGTTGTAGCCGAAGCTCGGGTCCTTGCGCGCGAGTACCTTCCCCGCCACCACGCTGCCCTCGACGCCTGCGTTGTTCGCGATGTAGCGCGCGGGCAGACCGATTGCCTTCTTCACAATGTTGACGCCAGTGCGGATGTCAGGTGGAAGTCGTCGGTCCTTAGAGATGCTCTCGAGACGCAGAGAGGCCATGAGCAACCCGGTGCCACCACCTGCGAGGATGCCCTCTGACACAGCCGCGCGCGTGGCGTTGAGCGCGTCGATGATGCGGTCCTTCTTCTCATTGATCTCGACCTCCGATGCGCCACCGACCTTGATCACCGCAACCCCACCCGAGAGCTTCGCGAGACGCTCGACCAGACGCTCGCGATTGTACTCGTGGTCCTCGGCGGAGATCATGTCTTTGATCATCTGCACTCGCTCCTCCAccgcgatggcgctgccgccgccctccatCAAGATGCACTCGTCACGGGAGACGGTCACCTTTCGACAAGTGCCGAGGAACCGCTCGGAGAAATCGTTCTGATCCAGTGAAAGACCTAGGTCTTCTGAAATCATCTGCGACCCCGTGAAGACGGCGATATCCTGCAGCTGGTTGATGCGCATGTCGCCAAAGCCCGGGGCCTtgacggcgcagccgctgatgCGCCCCTGAATCTTGTTGTACAGAAACGTGTGCAtggcctccccctccacgtCCTCCGCAATCACCAGAAGCGGACGCTTCTGCTGAATGGCGTAGTTCAGCGCGGGCAAGATGTGCGCCACGCTCGTGAGTTTGCGGTTCGCCACGTAGACGAGGGCGTTCTCGAGCTCGCACCTTTGCGCCTTCGTGTTCGTCACAAAGTACGGCGACGTGTACCCACGCTCGAAGGACATCCCCTCCACCAGCTCGAGCTCCGTATTAAGCGAGCGACCCTCCTGCGTTGTGATTACGCCATCCTTGCCGACCTGCTGCATCGCGTCACCGATCAGGCTGCCGATCTCTTGGTCCATGTTCGCCGAGATCATCGCTACCTGGGTGATCTCAGATTTGGAGGTGACTGGGCGAGACTGCTCGGCCAGGGATATCAGCACCTCCCGGCATGCGAGGTCGATGCCCCGCTTCAGGTCCATCGGGTTCGTGCCACTTGCAACGCTGCGGAAGCCCTCCTTGAAGATCGCCCCGGAGAGGACggtagcggtggtggtgccgtcACCGGCGTTGTCGTTGGTCAGCCCTGCCACCTGACGAACCAAGTTCGCCCCAAGGTTCTCGAAGCTGTCCTCGAACTCGATGCTCTTGGCAACCGTGACTCCATCCTTGGTGATCTTCGGGCTTGCGTACGGCATCTCGAGAATCACGTTTCGGCCCTTGGGGCCCAGCGTGACGCCGACGGCCTTGACAAGGTTCTCGACGCCGGCAAGCAGGGCGTTGCGGGCCTCCATGCCATAGCGGATGTCCTTCGGCGTTGAGCCGTACTTGACACAGCGAAGCACCGTACGGGAGAGCATCTTGCAAGAGTATAGAAGGTGCTGATGGGGGTGTTCCAGTTTGAACTTTTTTTGCTTGATTGCCGCAATCGGCGCCACAGCGAAGGGCTGCTCTTCGCCAGGCGGTCCCACACGAGTTCGACGGCGCAGTTGCGCTGCGTCACGCGTGACAAGCGACTCGAAGAGACTTCCTCACGCAGACACGATTCCAAGCCGTCAGTCGACAAAGTAGCTGGGAGGATGGACGGCGTGCCTGGTAACTCCGCAGAATACACGAGTCCCTCGGTGAGAATGGTCCCTTCGTGGTCGTACTGTGGGACAAGTAGGCGGAGCAGAATACGAAATCGTACAAGGAAGTGGTAGGTGACGAGATGATAGCGGCAACAAACAGAGCTCTTCGCGGTGACGCTGAGGTCCTTGACCCCCGCGTCTGGGCGCCATCGAGGGACTCTGCGAGAgcagcgaaagaaaaaagaaaaagaagccgAGCCGAAAACGGACGACGGAAACAGGCATGTGTATCGATGGCAGGAGAGGCTACTGCCAAGGTCTACAAGGTCTCCGCGAGCGTAGGCCGATTAGTTCGCAGACGTGTACGCGAGCGAACTCATCACAAATCAGCGCTTGCCTTGCCTTTGCATTTTTCTTGCATCGAGCTTGATTGGGCCGTGGCCATCTACTCTAAGTACAACCGCGCACCCCGCGCAGTTTTGAGAAAAgtctgcgtgtgctgtgCCGCATCCCCTCACCCCTGCCTAGGAGTACGTCTCCGCCATGATCGTGTCGCTCCCTGCTTTATTCGCAGTAAAAGTACCGCCGAGCGGCCGCCACGAGCTCGCGATTGGGGCCCATGGGAAATTTCAGGCTCCCGTGCgggggcgggagagagatgccCCATTCTTCGCCATCACGGCGGGACAGCTTCACTTCCACCTCCCCGCGCAGCGTCAGTGTCTCCAGCAGCggacgcgccgccgtggttgccaccgccgcggacgAATAAGCACTCACAACGCCATGAGCGCCGTTCCCGCCGTCTCCATGCTCATTGGGCCGCAAACCTGAGACGGGGGCGCCAGAGCCTTGAACGACGGTGAGAGCCCCGCTATCGCTGACAACGCTAGGGGGCGGCTTGGCCCACACGGGTCCTGGGCTAATGGACAGCGATGCCCCCGGACCCATGCTCTCGTGCAGGGATGCGGAGTGGATGTGATGCGATTCTGACTGCAGCTGAGACCATTCTATCGGGCTCCGGCGGCGCAAGCTTATCGAGATGCACGCCAACCCAgcgttcgccgccgccgtcacagACCACGCCGTGTACTCTCGCAGCTCGTTCGAGTTCATTGGCGAGCCGCTGCCCCTGCCCCCGCTAGTTTCGGCGGCCAAGTCCGTCCCTGCAAAGCGTGCGCCACCTGCGGGCATCGGCGGGCCACAGAAGTCGTCGCCGGCGAGAATGTCATCGTACACGGTGCTTATCGagcgcggcagtgccggGCCGTCTCGCAGCACCGGGAAGTCCGAAAgaaagccgccgccggtcAGCACAAAGCCATCCATCACATCCACTGGCGCAGCAAGCGTCACGGCCTCCctcagctgcggcagccgcccctcTGCGCCAGCACACCGCAAAGCGGCACCGGACTTGTCGTCGAGGTGCTCCTCGAGAAGCAGCCCATAGATCTGGGAgcgtcgctgcagagcaCAGAGCTCATCGTTGTCGATGCCGTCGAGCACGCtggagagagacacacgaaGTTCGTAGAGGTTGGCCGGGTCCACCAGCGTAACGACCCGCACAGTGAGGCACGGTGGTGGCTGATGCGGCCATGACTCGTGCActggcagctgccgcaccacccAGGCGTGCTGCTCGGGATCGAagaaggaggcgaggaggcccGTCTTTCCCTCACCAAAGAGTCGCACCGAAGCGGCGAGCGGCTTGCAGAAAGACGGAATCGGCAGGACAATCTCAGCTGCCTGGCTCCGCTGCGTTACGAAGTGGTAGTAATCGCCACTATAACTCTCCGACATCGCCACCGTTGATTTTGCTTCTtgagaggagcaggaggggACGAGAGCCAGCGTGCGTGCTTGGGAGAGACGAACACGTGATGAAGCTGTTGGGTCACGATATTCGGTTTTTCACGCAAGGAGAGTCAcgttttttgtttgtgctCGATGAGGGCAACGAGGGATTGAGCACAGACACCCACACGTATATGTGTGCATGCTGGTGTACGTCGCTGCCTTTCCCGAAGCAGTCGTGTAGTGGAGAGCCCAGGAGGTCCACCGTGCAACACGAGTCTGTGCAACGCTGGGAATATATACACCCTCACTCACTCAGGAGTAGAAAATAGATGCAGGAAAGATCGATGCGGTGATGACGAAGGGGGTATAAAAAAGAATGTGAGTAAAGCAGGTGAGGATTAGAAGATGATGCGCGACACCTATGTGCATAAGGCGCGCTATCGAGATATTGTCTTCACATAACCTATACAGCAGATGCAGCAGGGGGATACCCATCTTATACCGTGCCGAGTAACTCCGACAACGTGCAAACCGAAGTGATGCACGGCTGAGCCGCGCGCAGTGGTGAGAGCGTGGACAAGGAGCGAGGACGAACGACATGATACCTGCACCCTGCACAAAACGCACCCATTGCCTCGTGCTTCATTCTCGTTCTTCACCTTTCAGTATGCATTCAGTGAGTCGCACGAGCCCGGGCGATacggtgggggggggggcaagtATTGTAAAACGAAGGGAACATCGGCACCACAGCCcaaaagaagagaaaaagaatAAAACAACCAAACACACATAACCTTATCAGCGGTGACGcgaggagaaagagcgaCGCCCTCACGTGGATGTGAGCCGGCCTAAATAGGTTTTGGACAAGCGCCATGCATGCGTTTGTGCACGCCAACAATCCGCTTTTCATAGTACACGGTGTCTACGTGCCTCTCTCGATGTGCAAGTCACTTCACAGGGTAACGGCTACTTTCCTCTCGCGATATGTTCATTCTCTGCTGTACAACACGAGCTGAACTCCATAGTCCCAGTCCCGCCACAGTCCCTCAGCGCGTGCTGTCAACCATCGCTTTCGCCAGGCGTTGCGGCAGTGTGCCCACTCAGTCATCGGAGAACGGCCCCACTGCCCTCAAGCTCTGCCCGCCCACCCATCCTGcctcgcaggccgcctcacagccgctcccacaTCATGTCGGTCCCTAcgtgctgcacacacacacacacactcgcggtggcgctccgccgccccacaccactgggcagtgcgagggccgggggtgcGGtacacgctc
This window encodes:
- a CDS encoding rab11B GTPase, putative, translated to MQTAHAHTMTAQMKVLKPKTVFDNRPDEARKPIKLILLGDSAVGKSKLVERFLMQRYIPVQMSTYALTLYRYDFVTEDGEEVDVDIWDTAGQERFATVHPSYYHDAHACILVFDSTRKATYKNLEKWLSEMRVYREHIPCLVACNKIDTDPSVTTKSFAFAEKHNFPLYYVSAADGSNVVQLFESAISTAAAYKKNPAKDDFMTQVIGILKEDKTAAGASAVSS
- a CDS encoding chaperonin HSP60, mitochondrial precursor, putative, which encodes MLSRTVLRCVKYGSTPKDIRYGMEARNALLAGVENLVKAVGVTLGPKGRNVILEMPYASPKITKDGVTVAKSIEFEDSFENLGANLVRQVAGLTNDNAGDGTTTATVLSGAIFKEGFRSVASGTNPMDLKRGIDLACREVLISLAEQSRPVTSKSEITQVAMISANMDQEIGSLIGDAMQQVGKDGVITTQEGRSLNTELELVEGMSFERGYTSPYFVTNTKAQRCELENALVYVANRKLTSVAHILPALNYAIQQKRPLLVIAEDVEGEAMHTFLYNKIQGRISGCAVKAPGFGDMRINQLQDIAVFTGSQMISEDLGLSLDQNDFSERFLGTCRKVTVSRDECILMEGGGSAIAVEERVQMIKDMISAEDHEYNRERLVERLAKLSGGVAVIKVGGASEVEINEKKDRIIDALNATRAAVSEGILAGGGTGLLMASLRLESISKDRRLPPDIRTGVNIVKKAIGLPARYIANNAGVEGSVVAGKVLARKDPSFGYNAQTGEYVNMFEAGIIDPMKVVKSAVVNACSVAGMMITTEAAVVEKDLLGREKRIEDEGMEDREKKRSVDTLRKQVNERNAPMPKMAPPMKFEMKGL